In Mesorhizobium sp. J428, the genomic window CCATGCGGCGAATAGAGGCGGGCTACGCGAGACCTGGATACCCGCAGAAGCGAGCCGAACAGACGGGAGTAGACGCCACCCTTGGCGCCGTGCCCATGCAGAATGTCCGGCTGCAATTGCTTGATGAGACGATAGGTTCTGTAAGCGGCGGTCACATCGCCCGGTCCGACATGGCGCTGCATCGGTGTGCGGTGCGCGCCCAGCGCCAGCGTGTCCGCGATCTGTTCGAACAGTCGGTCCTCGTAGTCGCCGCCGGTCGAGGAATCGCAGATGATACCGACGAGATGGCCCTCCGCCGACTGTGCCTGCGCGAGGTCGCGCACATGGCGGAAGATACCGCCGACCGGCGATCGAAAGCAGTGTACGATGCGCAGAGTTCTCCCCACCTCGACCACGGCCGCCGTCAGAACAGGCGTTCGCGGACGTAGATCGTGTCGCCCGGAAGCAGCGGGTCGGAGGTATGCGCGACCGGTCATGACCTTGCCGTTGACGGTGCGGGTGATGTCGACTGTCGATTGGTTGCCGCGCGGCGAGAAGCCGCCGGCCACCGCGATCGCTTTCTGCACTGTCATGCCGGGCACGTAGGAATACTGGCCGGAAGCCCCGACCTCGCCCATGACGAAGATCGGACGGTAGCGGTCGATCTCGACTGACACGTCGGGATCGCGCAGGTAGCCGTTGCGCAGCTTTGCGGCGATCGCGCCCTCGAGCTGCGCCGCTGACTGACCGCGTGCGGCCACCGCGCCGACGAGCGGGAAGGCGATATAGCCGGCCTGGTCGACGCTGTAGGTGTTGGTGAGGCCTTCCTGTTCGAAGACCGTGACGCGGATCCTGTCTCCCGAGTCGAGCACATACGGCGCCTGGAGCGACTTGCTGAACGCGGCGGGCGCGGGCCTGTAGCTGCTGCAGCCGGCGGCGAGCGCCGCGGCGAGCAAGGCAAGAAGAAGCGGAGCGGGGCGTTTCATCTGCGGACACGAACCCTTTGCATGGACGGGCCGGCGAACCGGCGCGATACCGGGACGTTATCCTCCCGTTAGGGTTAATGGCCGGTAAAGGCTGGCAACGCCGCTGTGGTCCCGCTCCGTCCTTGCAGCGCAATTTCTTAACCCGACGGAAACCATAGACGTTTACTTTTCGCTATGTTTGGTTCGGAGTGACGCCATGTCGGGCAGTGCAGTCAGGGGCAGCGATGTCGATGTCGACCTCGGCACCCTCTTTGCCAGCATAGTCAGGGACTGGAAGCTGATCCTGGCGGTGACGATCGCGGTCACCGGCCTGGCTTTTCTTATCGCCTGGCTGTCCACGCCGCACTACCGGGCTGAGACGCGTATCCTGATCGAGACGACGGAATCCGTCTTCACGCGCCCGACGCCGGCCGGCGAGAGCGACAGGCCCATCCTCGACGAAGAGGGCGTCACCAGCCAGGTCGAGGTGATCACGTCCTCGGATCTGCTGAAGCAAGTTGCTGCCAAACTGGAACTCGGCAAGCTGAAGGAGTTCGACGAGCAGGCGAACATGGGCCTGGTCGGCCGCCTGATGGTGCTGGTCGGCCTCAAGAGTGACCCGGGTGGCATTGCCGCGGAGGACCGCGTTCTGAAGACCATGCGTGAAAAGCTGCGCGTCTACCGCGTCGAGCGCTCGCGTGTCATCGTGGTGGATTTCTCCTCCGAGGACCCCAAACTCGCGGCTGCAGTGCCCAATGCGATCGCCGATGCCTATCTCGCCATGCAGCAGGAGGCGAAGCTCAAGTCGAACGCGTCGGCGACGGACTGGCTCGAACCCGAGATCGAGGACTTGCGTGAGAGGGTGAAGCAGGCGGAAACCAAGGTCGCAGAGTTTCGCTCGCAGTCCGACCTGCTGATCGGACAGAACAATTCGGCGCTTGCCACGCAGCAACTGTCGGAGATGTCGACCGAACTCTCCCGAATTCGCGCCGCGCGGGCCACCGCCGAAGCGAACGCCCAAAGCTTGCGCGACGCGATCAGCGGCGGCGGCTCGCTGGATGCAATGCCGGATGTGATCTCTTCGCCTTTGATCCAGCGGCTGCGCGAGCGCCAGGTGCAGCTCAACACAGACATCGCTGATTTGTCGACGACGCTGCTCGGCAATCATCCGCGCATCAAATCGCTGCGCTCGCAGTTGGCCGATCTCGACGGCCAGATAAAGAACGAGGCACGCAACATCCTGCGCGGGCTGGAAACCGAGGCCGAGACCGCTAAGCTGCGTGAAGCCAAGCTCGTCGCCAACCTGAACAATGTGAAGGCCGAGTCCGCCCGTGTCGGCGACAAGGAGGTCGAGCTGCGCGCGCTCGAACGCGAGGCTGCCGCCCAGCGGGAACTGCTGGAATCCTATCTCACGCGCTACCGCGAGGCAGCGTCGCGCCGCGATCGCTCCTACCTGCCGGCGGATGCGCGCATCTTCTCGCGCGCGACCGTGCCATTCGACCCCTATTTCCCCAAGATCGTGCCGATCGTCGGCGCGGCGTTCGTAGGGTCGTTGCTCGTAATGGCCATCATCACCCTGCTGCGGGAACTCTTTTCCGGTCGCGCCATGCGTCCAGCCGGTGGAGGCAGAATGGAAACGGTCGAGCATGTGTCCATGCCAGCAGCCACCGCGACCGAACCTGAGGCGCCCGTTCAGCCCGAACCGGCCGTCCAGCCCGCGTCTCTGCCGCCGGAGCCTCAGCCTGTGATTCCCGCGCCAGTCGTGGCTGAGAAGCCGGCTCCGGCGCGGGTGCGCATAGCGCCGAACGACAATCGCCTCAGCGTGTCGGCTGCGGCCGAGCGGCTGATCTCCAGCGGGGCTGTGCGTGCGATCTTCGTCTCGCCGGAGGGTGACGAAGGGGCTGCGAGCGCCGTGCTGGTGGCGCGCGAAGTAGCGGATTCAGGACTGCGCGTTGCGCTGGTAGACCTCACTTCGTCGGGGGCGGCGTCATTGCCGACGCTGGAAACGACGGCTGTGCCGGGCATCACGAACCTCCTCACCGCCGAATCGCAGTTCTCGCATGTCATCCACGCCGATATCTATTCCGACTGCCATGTGATCCCGGTCGGGACGGCCAATCCGGCGCGTGCCATGCGCGCCGCCGATCGGCTGCCGATCATCCTCAATTCGCTGGGCTCGGCCTACGACCTCGTGGTTGTCGAATGCGGTCCCGCCGACGCCGCCGGCATCCGCAGGCTGGTGGGCGAGGGGACGCGGGTTTTCGTCAGCGCGCTTGAGCTGGGCGACAGCGCGGTGGACGCGACGGCTGCCGACCTCAGGTCCGGCGGCTATGGCGACATAGAGCTCGTGAAGCCCGAGGCGTTCGAGAATCCGACGCCCACCGTGCCGAATCGCTCTGCGGCCTGATCGATCTCAATCGTCCTCGGCCGGCGGCGTTGCCGTCTGCCGGCGCAGCCGCTTCACCAGCGCCCAGGCCACGCGGTTCTGCTTGATGGCGCGCTTGATCGCCGTAACGCTGGACAGACCCGCAGCAAGGATACGGCCCTTGGCGGAGACGGGAACGACGATATCAAGGTGACGCGTTTCGATGTTGCACCAAAGCCTTTTGTAAGGCTCGTCCCCAACCGAGAAGTCATAAATGTCGAAGCCCTGTTCGCAGGCTTCGTGGATGTTTTGGTAGAACAGGAATTCCCCTGGACTGACGAAGGCCAGTTCGTCCTCGGCAATCCCTCCGAATTCGCAGACAAGGCGATCGCCCGACCGGCTCGACCCGGTGATCGCTCGCAATGTCCCGCCGACTTCGAGCCCGTGCAACACGAAGGGCGGTGGCGATATGGACAGCGCGTCGGTAAACAGCTTGCGAAAGAAAGCCTGCACGCCGGGTGGCGCGAAAACGTCGGCGATCCCCATCTTGCGGAAACGTTTGGCCTTCATCTCGTAGAAGCGCTCCAGAAGCATGTCGATTTCTTCGGGCGTGCGTGCTTCGATGCGACGGAAACCACCCGCCGCTTCGAACTTGCGCGTCTGGGAGCGATGCTTCTTGCGTTTACGCTTGCCGCTCGCGCGATCGAGCAGCGCCTCGAACCCGCCGTCGAGACAGACGGCGAGCGCGACGTTGGGGCTTTCGCTGCTTGGAAGCGCGGCAAGCGGAGACGTTACGCCGCCGAGCTCTTTCAGCGTCCGCTCGAGATAAATGAGATCGACGTCGGGACGAATTGCTTTCACCGCAGCGGCCAGATGCATGCGGGTCAGAGTCCCGAGCCCTCGCGGAAGGCGGGGAAATTACCAGCAGCGTGGCTTCCGCCCATGAAGCGGGCGATCCGGAACGGGCCTTTCCGCACCACTTCAAGCGGCAGTGTCACGATCGGGCCGGTGTCGGGACCGGCCGAGACGACGAACGTATCCTCGCCCGAGACCTCCCTCCACGCCGTGACCCAACTGGCTGTCTGCGCCGGGGCTACGACCCGCCCATCAACCAGTGCAGAATAGTCAGCGGGCGCGACAGTCATGTTCATCGTTGGGCCGTCCATGGCTCTGCTTCTGTCGCGTCCGGCTAAATTCGGTTGCATGCGCGAGAGTTGCGTGGACGCGTCAACCATACTTCAATCCTTGCCCGATACGGTGCCTCGGCGCGTCTTCCGGCGCGATGAAACTACGCTGCAAAGGTGAATCAATGATCGACAGGGGGGAGTTGCTGCGAAAGCTCGCCCTCAACATGGCGAGATTCAGCGGTCTCGGTGCGTTGGCAGCGCGGTTCACTGCGGGTTCCGGCGCGATCCTGATGTTGCACCGTGTCACGCGCGATCCGGCTTTGCCGTCGGGCATCAACCGGCACCTGGCGATCACGCCCGAGTTCCTCGACGCAGTGCTGTGCGAAATGAAGACGCTCGGCTTCCGCTTCGTGTCGATGGACGAGGTGCCCGACCTTCTGTCCGCGCCGGCCAGCCCGGAACGTTTTCTCGCCATCACCGCCGACGACGGCTATCGTGATAATGTGACATGCGCTCTGCCCGTGCTCGAGAGGCACGCCGCGCCGATGACGATCTATGTCGCGCCGGCCTTGATCGAAGGAACGATCGACCTCTGGTGGGACGTGCTGGAGGAGATCGTCTATCGCAGCGACCGGCTCTATATCGACACCGCCAGGGGGCTTATGGCTGTCGATGCATCGACACCGGCCGACAAGATACGTGCCAATATCGCGATCCATGATTATCTGACGACGGAGTTGCCGGAAGAGGAGCAGCGCCGCGTCATCCGTGCGCTCGCGTCGGCGACGGGAGTGGATCATGCGCGGCCTTCGCGCGAGACGCTGATGACCTGGGACGAGGTGAGGCAGGCCTCCCGGCATCCGTTGCTGACCATCGGCGCCCACACGCTCCATCATTTCAATCTCAAGCGCCTGTCGGAGGAACAGGTCCGCCGCGAAATGCGCGACGGCGTTAAATATCTCGAGATCGAGCTCGGCCAGACGCCGCGCCACCTTGCCTATCCCTATGGCTACGAGTCCGCGGTGGGAGCGCGCGAGGCACGGATTGCGGCCGAACTCGGCTTTGCGACCGCCGTCACCACCCGGCACGGCGTGCTCTATCCCGCTCATGCCGGTCATCTCCACGCCTTGCCGCGCATTTCCCTGAACGGCCGATACCAGCAGGTTGGCCACATCAAGACGATGGTCAACGGCGTGACGGCCCCGCTCGCCAATCGGGGCAGGGCATTCGTGACGGTGTGAGGTTCAGGCCTTCGGCTGCTTCACCATCCACTTGATGATGCCCATCGCCGGCAGGATCCACAAAAGCCCCGTCAGCAGGAAATAGGTCAGGTGCACCAGCGGCCCGGACTCGCCAAGCCGGGCGACGGCGACCGTCGTGGCGATCCAGGCATAGAGGATGACGAGCACGATCAGCAGCACGGTTCCGATCAGCTTGCGGATGCGGACGGGCATGGGGTTTCCTTTCGCGCTCCCTATAGTCTCGGTAGCCGGTCGTCGTAAAGCGCGACCGCGCGACCGCTTGTCACGCGACAGGGCGGCCCAAAGAGGGTATCGGCTGCGACATGGCTGCCGTCGGGACGACAGGAATGGCAACGTCTGCTGCGATCGATACATCTGCCGCGCGCCGTCGTGAGGCGAGTTCGCGCCGCGCTGTGCGGATATGGCTCTATGTCGTGCTCGTCGTGCTGTTCGCGCTGTTTATCGTTGGCGGCGCAACGCGCCTGACCGATTCCGGCCTGTCCATCACGGAATGGAAGCCGATCCACGGCGTCATCCCGCCGCTCAGCGAGGCGGAATGGCAGGAAGAGTTCGATCTCTACAGGCAGATTCCGCAATACCAGCAGATCAACAAGGGCATGAGTCTCGACGAATTCAAGTCGATCTTCTGGTGGGAGTGGGCGCACCGGCTCATCGCACGGCTTGTCGGCGTGGTGATGGCTTTGCCGCTCGCCTTCTTCTGGCTCACCGGGCGGCTGGAAAGCCAGTTGAAACCGCGTTTACTTGGCCTTTTCGCGCTGGGCGGCTTCCAAGGGTTTATCGGCTGGTGGATGGTGGCCTCGGGCCTCAGCGAGCGCGTCAGCGTCTCGCAGTACCGGCTGGCGGTGCACCTCACGCTTGCCTGCATTATCTTCGCCGCCGTGATGTGGGTCGCGCGAGGGCTCGCACCGCATTCCGAAGAACCGGCGTCGTCCGGCACGCGCCGCTTGGCCGGCGCTATGGCGATGCTCGTCCTCTTCCAGATCTATCTCGGCGCGCTGGTCGCCGGTCTCGATGCTGGCATGGCCTACAACACCTGGCCACTGATGGACGGAAGCGTGGTGCCGGGCGACCTGTTCGTACAGCAGCCGTGGTGGATCAACCTGTTCGAGAACCCGAAAACCGTGCAGTTCGTGCATAGGCTTGGCGCCTATCTTGTGCTGGCGGTTGCAATTGTCCATGCGGTCGCGTCGTGGCGCGCCGATCCCGGCACCACGCATGCGCGCCGCGCGGTTCTGTTGCTCCTGATGATCGTGGCGCAGGCTGCGCTGGGCATCACGGCGCTGGTGCTCGTAGTGCCCTTTGGCTGGGCGCTGCTGCACCACGCCTTCGCGATCGTGGTGCTCGGCTTCGCGGTGGCCCATTGGCGCGGCACGGTGGGAGAATACCCGCGTCCCGCGCTGCGTGGAGCTTAGGCGCGCAGCATCAAGTCCATGTTCTGCACCGCCGCGCCCGAGGCACCCTTGCCGAGATTGTCGAGCGATGCGACCAGATTCGCCTGGCCCTTGCCCTCGGTGCCGAGGACGAAGAGCTTCATGCGGTCGGTGCCGGCAAGCTCGGTCGGGTCGAGGCGCGCAAGCTTCGCGCTTTCCTCCAGCGGGACGACCTCGACGATAGACTGGCCCGCATAGTGCGACGCCAACGCGTCATGCAGCCTGGAAAGCGTCGGCGCACCGTTCAACTCGTCGAGGAACAGCGGCACCTGCACCAGCATGCCCTGCGCGAAGCGGCCGACACTTGGCGAGAAAAGCGGACGACGTTCGACCAGCCCGTGCAACTTCATCTCGGCGACGTGCTTGTGCTGCAGTGGCAGGCCGTAGAGGAAATGCGGTGCGGCGATGTGATCCGGGTTCGACGGGTCCTCCATCTGTGCGATCATCTGCTTGCCGCCGCCGGTGTAGCCGGACACTGCATTGACCGTGATCGGATAGTCCGCCGGCAGGAGTCCAGCCGCAACGAGCGGGCGGATCAGTCCGATCGCACCGGTTGGGTAGCAGCCGGGATTGGCGACTAGCCGCGCGGACGCGATCCGCTCGGCCTGCGCCTTGTCCATTT contains:
- a CDS encoding GNAT family N-acetyltransferase, encoding MHLAAAVKAIRPDVDLIYLERTLKELGGVTSPLAALPSSESPNVALAVCLDGGFEALLDRASGKRKRKKHRSQTRKFEAAGGFRRIEARTPEEIDMLLERFYEMKAKRFRKMGIADVFAPPGVQAFFRKLFTDALSISPPPFVLHGLEVGGTLRAITGSSRSGDRLVCEFGGIAEDELAFVSPGEFLFYQNIHEACEQGFDIYDFSVGDEPYKRLWCNIETRHLDIVVPVSAKGRILAAGLSSVTAIKRAIKQNRVAWALVKRLRRQTATPPAEDD
- a CDS encoding COX15/CtaA family protein, encoding MATSAAIDTSAARRREASSRRAVRIWLYVVLVVLFALFIVGGATRLTDSGLSITEWKPIHGVIPPLSEAEWQEEFDLYRQIPQYQQINKGMSLDEFKSIFWWEWAHRLIARLVGVVMALPLAFFWLTGRLESQLKPRLLGLFALGGFQGFIGWWMVASGLSERVSVSQYRLAVHLTLACIIFAAVMWVARGLAPHSEEPASSGTRRLAGAMAMLVLFQIYLGALVAGLDAGMAYNTWPLMDGSVVPGDLFVQQPWWINLFENPKTVQFVHRLGAYLVLAVAIVHAVASWRADPGTTHARRAVLLLLMIVAQAALGITALVLVVPFGWALLHHAFAIVVLGFAVAHWRGTVGEYPRPALRGA
- a CDS encoding GumC family protein; this encodes MSGSAVRGSDVDVDLGTLFASIVRDWKLILAVTIAVTGLAFLIAWLSTPHYRAETRILIETTESVFTRPTPAGESDRPILDEEGVTSQVEVITSSDLLKQVAAKLELGKLKEFDEQANMGLVGRLMVLVGLKSDPGGIAAEDRVLKTMREKLRVYRVERSRVIVVDFSSEDPKLAAAVPNAIADAYLAMQQEAKLKSNASATDWLEPEIEDLRERVKQAETKVAEFRSQSDLLIGQNNSALATQQLSEMSTELSRIRAARATAEANAQSLRDAISGGGSLDAMPDVISSPLIQRLRERQVQLNTDIADLSTTLLGNHPRIKSLRSQLADLDGQIKNEARNILRGLETEAETAKLREAKLVANLNNVKAESARVGDKEVELRALEREAAAQRELLESYLTRYREAASRRDRSYLPADARIFSRATVPFDPYFPKIVPIVGAAFVGSLLVMAIITLLRELFSGRAMRPAGGGRMETVEHVSMPAATATEPEAPVQPEPAVQPASLPPEPQPVIPAPVVAEKPAPARVRIAPNDNRLSVSAAAERLISSGAVRAIFVSPEGDEGAASAVLVAREVADSGLRVALVDLTSSGAASLPTLETTAVPGITNLLTAESQFSHVIHADIYSDCHVIPVGTANPARAMRAADRLPIILNSLGSAYDLVVVECGPADAAGIRRLVGEGTRVFVSALELGDSAVDATAADLRSGGYGDIELVKPEAFENPTPTVPNRSAA
- the argC gene encoding N-acetyl-gamma-glutamyl-phosphate reductase; the encoded protein is MKPKIFIDGEHGTTGLQIRQRLAARHDLDVLSIPEAERRNRAAREDFLKSADIAILCLPDDAAKESVAILEGQNSTRIIDTSTAHRVHPDWAYGFAEMDKAQAERIASARLVANPGCYPTGAIGLIRPLVAAGLLPADYPITVNAVSGYTGGGKQMIAQMEDPSNPDHIAAPHFLYGLPLQHKHVAEMKLHGLVERRPLFSPSVGRFAQGMLVQVPLFLDELNGAPTLSRLHDALASHYAGQSIVEVVPLEESAKLARLDPTELAGTDRMKLFVLGTEGKGQANLVASLDNLGKGASGAAVQNMDLMLRA
- a CDS encoding polysaccharide deacetylase family protein, producing MIDRGELLRKLALNMARFSGLGALAARFTAGSGAILMLHRVTRDPALPSGINRHLAITPEFLDAVLCEMKTLGFRFVSMDEVPDLLSAPASPERFLAITADDGYRDNVTCALPVLERHAAPMTIYVAPALIEGTIDLWWDVLEEIVYRSDRLYIDTARGLMAVDASTPADKIRANIAIHDYLTTELPEEEQRRVIRALASATGVDHARPSRETLMTWDEVRQASRHPLLTIGAHTLHHFNLKRLSEEQVRREMRDGVKYLEIELGQTPRHLAYPYGYESAVGAREARIAAELGFATAVTTRHGVLYPAHAGHLHALPRISLNGRYQQVGHIKTMVNGVTAPLANRGRAFVTV
- a CDS encoding DUF2842 domain-containing protein gives rise to the protein MPVRIRKLIGTVLLIVLVILYAWIATTVAVARLGESGPLVHLTYFLLTGLLWILPAMGIIKWMVKQPKA